Below is a window of Trichocoleus desertorum ATA4-8-CV12 DNA.
CTCATCATTTGTGCGATCAAGCTCAGATGATTTTTGTCGAAGATCTGGATTTCCGCATCATGGCAAAAGGGATGCTGGGCAAGCATACTCTGGACGCTGGACTGGGGCAGTTTGTGAATCAAGTTTTACCTTGGGTATGCTTCAAGCGCGGGGTCTACTCCGGCAAGGTTGACCCCAATGGCACATCTCAAACTTGCCCTGACTGTGGAGCCAGAACAAAGAAAGATTTGAGCGTGAGAATTTACGTGTGCCATGAGTGCGGGTCGGTCAAGCCAAGAGATATTGCTAGTGGTCAAGTCATAAAAGCCCGTGGTCTATCGGGTATTCAAATTGCGAGTGGAGCCGAGGTATCGGGGGTATTGGAAACAATATCTAGACAACTGGCTATGAAGCTCGAAAGTCTCAAGAGCGATCCTGAGAAGCCCGCGCTGTACTCGTAGAGTCAGTCGGGAGAAGTCACTTTATACATAAGAAAAACCCATCTAATTTTTAGGTTTAGATGGGAAAAACAAGCCATTTATAAGGATTTAGGCCAGCGGTTGAAGTTGTATAGGTTGGCAAAATCTAGCCATTAAGTTCTGCCGTAGCCGTGAGCACATCCGCTCAAGCCAGGAATCCAACAGTGACTTCTAATCGTTGCCCGTAACTTTTTCGATTAGATTTTTTGCCCCTTTTACGATGCCCGCATCAGGGTGTTTCTCTTCGTAAGATTTGAAGTTCTTTTCGTATTCTTGCTCTAGACCATTTGGGTCTTTAGCAAGTCTTGTGGCGTTGTTATAAGCTTGTTCCCGTGTTTCCACCGACTGCTTTTCTGCCTTAGATGGGTTGACTTGGTTGACT
It encodes the following:
- a CDS encoding transposase, with translation HHLCDQAQMIFVEDLDFRIMAKGMLGKHTLDAGLGQFVNQVLPWVCFKRGVYSGKVDPNGTSQTCPDCGARTKKDLSVRIYVCHECGSVKPRDIASGQVIKARGLSGIQIASGAEVSGVLETISRQLAMKLESLKSDPEKPALYS